The following proteins are encoded in a genomic region of Sorangiineae bacterium MSr12523:
- the ilvA gene encoding threonine ammonia-lyase, biosynthetic has translation MTRMTSPPRELMESILTAPVYDVAIESPLDPAPNLSRRLGHQVLLKREDLQPVFSFKLRGAYAKMARLSREELDRGVVAASAGNHAQGVALAAQRLSCRASIVMPATTPEIKVRAVADRGAKVELFGDSYGEAYERAHELSREQGLTFVHAYDDMDVIAGQGTIGMELLRQRPRDLHAVFVPVGGGGLIAGIAAYIKWLKPDVKVIGVEPVDADAMWRSLQAGKRVVLNEVGLFADGVAVRQVGEKTFDLCRNYVDEVLRVDGDAICAAIQDVFEDTRSILEPAGALAVAGLKAWADREGDYGRSLVAVTSGANMNFDRLRHVAERAALGEKREALLAVTIPERPGSFREFCALIGRRSVTEFNYRYADAKRAHVFVGLEVRSASEVDLLLATLEDAGLPALDLSGNELAKLHLRHLVGGHAPANHEKLYRFEFPERPGALLNFLERLRSDWNISLFHYRNHGADYGRALVGFQVPPDTEAQLNALLDDVGYRRWHETDNPVYRLFLGPSNGS, from the coding sequence ATGACTCGAATGACAAGTCCACCTCGTGAATTGATGGAATCGATCCTCACCGCGCCCGTCTACGACGTCGCGATTGAGAGCCCGCTCGATCCCGCGCCGAATCTTTCACGCCGCCTCGGCCACCAGGTGCTCCTCAAGCGCGAGGACCTGCAGCCGGTCTTCTCCTTCAAGCTGCGCGGTGCCTACGCCAAGATGGCGCGCCTCTCGCGAGAGGAGCTCGACCGCGGCGTGGTGGCGGCGTCGGCGGGAAATCATGCGCAGGGCGTGGCGCTGGCCGCGCAGCGCTTGTCGTGCCGCGCGAGCATCGTGATGCCCGCGACCACGCCGGAGATCAAGGTGCGGGCGGTGGCCGATCGCGGGGCGAAGGTGGAGCTTTTCGGCGACTCGTACGGCGAGGCGTACGAGCGCGCGCACGAGCTTTCGCGCGAGCAGGGCCTGACCTTCGTGCACGCGTACGACGACATGGACGTCATCGCCGGCCAGGGCACCATCGGGATGGAGCTTCTGCGGCAGCGTCCGCGGGATCTGCACGCGGTGTTCGTGCCGGTCGGCGGAGGCGGGCTCATTGCGGGCATTGCGGCGTACATCAAATGGCTCAAGCCCGACGTCAAGGTCATCGGCGTCGAGCCCGTGGACGCCGATGCGATGTGGCGTTCGCTGCAAGCCGGCAAGCGCGTGGTCCTGAACGAGGTGGGATTGTTTGCCGACGGCGTGGCCGTGCGGCAGGTCGGCGAAAAGACGTTCGATCTCTGCCGAAACTACGTCGATGAGGTACTCCGCGTGGACGGCGATGCGATTTGCGCAGCCATCCAGGACGTCTTCGAGGACACGCGCTCCATTCTGGAGCCCGCGGGCGCGCTGGCCGTGGCCGGGTTGAAAGCGTGGGCGGATCGCGAGGGAGACTACGGTCGCAGCTTGGTGGCCGTGACCTCCGGCGCGAACATGAATTTCGACCGACTGCGCCACGTCGCCGAACGCGCCGCCTTGGGCGAAAAGCGAGAGGCGCTGCTGGCGGTGACCATCCCCGAGCGGCCGGGCAGCTTTCGTGAGTTCTGCGCGCTCATCGGCCGCCGCTCGGTGACGGAGTTCAACTACCGCTATGCCGACGCGAAGCGCGCGCACGTCTTCGTGGGCCTGGAGGTACGCAGCGCCAGCGAGGTCGATCTTCTGTTGGCCACGCTGGAAGACGCCGGTCTGCCGGCGCTCGACTTGAGCGGCAACGAGCTGGCCAAGCTTCACCTGCGGCACCTGGTCGGCGGCCACGCCCCCGCGAACCACGAGAAGCTTTACCGCTTCGAATTCCCGGAGCGCCCGGGTGCGCTGCTCAACTTCCTCGAGCGGCTGCGCAGCGATTGGAACATCAGCTTGTTCCACTACCGCAACCACGGCGCCGATTATGGTCGCGCCCTGGTGGGTTTTCAGGTGCCTCCGGACACGGAAGCGCAGCTGAATGCATTGCTCGACGACGTCGGCTACCGGCGCTGGCACGAGACGGACAATCCCGTTTATCGACTCTTTTTGGGGCCGTCCAACGGGAGTTGA
- a CDS encoding outer membrane protein assembly factor BamD: MSNRQRIVLAGAFTVLFASAWTASARADDASKQARAEYDAGAAAYEKKDYTTAAQHFARADERVPNSRALQLAMAASLSSTDGVLAMELVERAETRAVDGALAELAQRLKKKFVGSAGKIRVVCPVDVACTATVDDNAERTIEGGRAVWVAPGKHIAHLRARNGKPVDREISVAAGATADVTASSSELAPAATGVAVAGSPKTDGHEVQPPPEILPERHTSGIAPVYFWTALGVTGAAVATATVFTVMTKSKHDDFVSNPSQQTADDGESAQTLARVAWGVTGAFAATTIVLAALTDFHPSKNSAAASKPVSVAVGPGSVLLVGRFQ; the protein is encoded by the coding sequence GTGAGCAATCGACAACGTATCGTCTTGGCGGGGGCCTTTACCGTTCTCTTCGCGAGCGCGTGGACGGCTTCCGCTCGGGCGGACGATGCGTCCAAGCAAGCGCGAGCCGAGTACGACGCCGGCGCAGCCGCGTACGAAAAAAAGGACTACACGACGGCCGCGCAACACTTCGCGCGCGCCGACGAGCGGGTGCCCAACTCGCGCGCCTTGCAACTCGCGATGGCCGCATCGCTCTCCAGCACCGACGGCGTGCTGGCCATGGAGCTCGTCGAGCGCGCGGAGACTCGCGCGGTCGATGGCGCATTGGCGGAGTTGGCGCAAAGGCTGAAGAAGAAATTCGTCGGCTCGGCCGGAAAGATCCGCGTGGTGTGCCCGGTCGATGTGGCTTGCACCGCGACGGTGGACGACAACGCAGAGCGCACCATCGAAGGCGGCCGCGCCGTTTGGGTCGCGCCTGGAAAGCACATCGCGCACCTTCGCGCTCGAAATGGCAAGCCCGTGGATCGCGAGATCTCGGTGGCCGCAGGCGCGACGGCCGACGTGACGGCGTCGTCGTCGGAGCTCGCGCCGGCAGCGACGGGTGTGGCCGTGGCAGGCTCGCCGAAGACCGACGGGCACGAGGTGCAGCCTCCGCCGGAGATCCTCCCGGAGCGCCACACCTCGGGCATCGCACCGGTGTACTTCTGGACCGCGCTGGGCGTCACCGGAGCGGCCGTGGCGACGGCGACGGTCTTCACCGTGATGACGAAGAGCAAGCACGATGACTTCGTGTCGAACCCGTCGCAGCAAACCGCGGATGATGGCGAGTCGGCGCAAACACTCGCGCGCGTCGCATGGGGCGTCACGGGCGCCTTCGCTGCAACGACCATCGTGCTGGCCGCGCTGACCGATTTTCATCCTTCGAAGAACAGCGCCGCAGCCTCGAAGCCCGTGTCCGTTGCCGTGGGCCCCGGCTCGGTGCTCTTGGTCGGGCGATTCCAATGA
- a CDS encoding GH92 family glycosyl hydrolase yields the protein MKKLAIVALAAVLGGSTLMCSETELVSDIPPDADASPDGNARRDRDARTEGPRSEQWPSFATDPTALVDTSIGNNESGTTFPGAAMPFGMVQLSPDTGVNRYASYQYKDTKIWGFSHTHLSGVGCQTMGNFRFMPTTGLLSSDPTQYATTFSHSNESASPGSYDVALGDTGQGVKVSLTATERTGWHRYVYPDSATGMNVLVEVGESNGNVYDADVSVVGNDTIEGSLTGGNFCGETGKERYRIFFSAKFDRAARLFGTWVGSTFTPNSRTAKRTNGRMGAWLSFDPAAGRTVNAVVGLSYVSVEGARTNRNKESQGQSFESVRARAHGTWQSELLRMPVAGGSPADQRTYYSALYRSLLHPSIGSDVDGQYRDFKNGIHTSDRPYYQMLSLWDTYRSQNQLVALLHPERAADMARSVLRIYNDAGWVPRWALGNGETNVMSGDPITPWIVTIYRRGLLDRDTAKKLFDALWRNVNEVPADTSIFRGRDGNPTYKARGHVDYSTTSGYTYGDRRQAGSATLEYAFADCALAVMARGLGEKEKAKQLDARCRNFEKQWDANAQSKGYTGFPRARNADDTNAEPDPYDPMKGHGFHEGTAWQYQWLVQQDAPALFAKMGGEAEAEKRLDTFFDMPTVLADPAKAAKEKWVRGAYTYYNAFAFNPNNESDLHAPWMYAWTGSPWKTSAVLRAARTLFVDREDGMPGNDDLGTISSWLLFGMVGLFEAAPGSGAYVLSAPMFEVVEIRPENGQTVRIEARGADASKLQYVASVRVGDPERGWIRSWISHEDLLRAQTIRVWLTDNPNSTIWATAPEARPPRMSEVTGPSP from the coding sequence ATGAAAAAGCTCGCCATCGTGGCCTTGGCCGCGGTTCTCGGTGGTTCGACGCTCATGTGCAGCGAGACCGAGCTCGTATCGGACATCCCTCCCGATGCCGATGCGTCGCCCGATGGAAATGCCCGCCGCGACCGGGATGCCCGCACCGAGGGGCCCCGGTCCGAGCAGTGGCCTTCTTTCGCAACCGATCCCACGGCGTTGGTCGACACCTCGATTGGCAACAACGAAAGTGGCACCACCTTCCCCGGGGCAGCGATGCCATTCGGCATGGTGCAATTGAGTCCCGACACGGGCGTAAACCGATATGCCTCGTATCAATACAAGGATACGAAGATATGGGGTTTCAGTCATACGCACCTCTCGGGCGTCGGCTGTCAGACCATGGGCAATTTCCGTTTCATGCCCACCACGGGTCTGCTCTCATCCGATCCGACGCAGTACGCGACGACGTTCTCCCATTCGAACGAAAGCGCTTCCCCGGGTTCCTACGACGTCGCGCTCGGTGATACGGGACAAGGCGTGAAGGTGTCGCTCACGGCCACCGAGCGCACGGGATGGCACCGATACGTCTACCCCGATTCGGCCACGGGGATGAACGTGCTGGTGGAGGTCGGCGAAAGCAACGGCAATGTCTACGATGCCGATGTCTCCGTCGTGGGCAACGACACCATCGAGGGTTCGCTCACCGGCGGCAACTTTTGCGGCGAAACCGGCAAAGAGCGTTACCGCATCTTCTTCAGCGCGAAGTTCGATCGCGCGGCGAGGCTGTTCGGCACCTGGGTGGGAAGCACGTTCACACCCAACAGCCGCACGGCGAAGCGTACCAACGGGCGCATGGGCGCGTGGCTCTCCTTCGACCCGGCGGCGGGAAGGACCGTGAACGCCGTGGTGGGGCTCTCCTACGTCTCCGTGGAAGGGGCGCGCACCAATCGGAACAAGGAGAGCCAAGGGCAGTCGTTCGAATCCGTGCGCGCTCGCGCCCATGGCACCTGGCAGAGCGAGTTGCTGCGCATGCCGGTGGCGGGTGGCTCGCCTGCCGACCAGCGCACCTATTACAGCGCGCTTTACCGCTCCCTGCTTCACCCCTCCATCGGCTCCGACGTGGATGGGCAATACCGCGATTTCAAAAACGGCATCCACACGAGCGACCGGCCCTATTATCAAATGCTCTCACTCTGGGATACGTACCGCTCCCAGAATCAATTGGTGGCATTGCTCCACCCCGAGCGCGCCGCAGACATGGCCCGTTCGGTGCTGCGCATTTACAACGATGCCGGGTGGGTGCCGCGTTGGGCGCTGGGCAACGGCGAGACCAACGTGATGAGCGGCGATCCCATCACGCCGTGGATCGTGACGATTTACCGCCGCGGCCTCCTCGATCGAGATACGGCGAAAAAGCTATTCGATGCGCTCTGGCGCAACGTCAACGAGGTGCCGGCGGATACTTCGATATTCCGCGGGCGCGATGGGAATCCCACGTACAAGGCGCGTGGACACGTCGATTACAGCACCACCTCGGGCTACACCTACGGCGATCGCCGGCAGGCGGGTTCGGCGACGTTGGAGTACGCATTCGCGGATTGCGCGCTCGCGGTGATGGCCCGCGGCCTGGGCGAGAAGGAGAAAGCCAAACAACTCGATGCGCGGTGCCGCAACTTCGAAAAGCAGTGGGACGCGAACGCGCAGTCGAAGGGCTATACGGGCTTTCCGCGCGCACGCAACGCCGACGACACCAACGCGGAGCCCGACCCGTACGATCCCATGAAGGGGCACGGCTTCCACGAGGGCACGGCGTGGCAGTACCAATGGCTCGTGCAGCAGGATGCGCCTGCCCTCTTTGCCAAGATGGGCGGCGAGGCAGAGGCGGAGAAGCGCTTGGATACCTTCTTCGATATGCCCACCGTGCTCGCCGATCCGGCCAAGGCGGCCAAGGAGAAGTGGGTGCGCGGCGCGTACACGTATTACAACGCGTTTGCCTTCAATCCGAACAACGAGTCGGATCTGCACGCGCCCTGGATGTACGCGTGGACGGGCTCGCCGTGGAAGACGTCGGCCGTGCTCCGCGCAGCGCGCACGCTCTTCGTCGACCGTGAGGATGGCATGCCGGGCAATGACGACTTGGGCACCATCTCGTCGTGGCTGCTATTCGGCATGGTGGGCCTCTTCGAGGCCGCGCCCGGCTCGGGCGCCTACGTGCTGAGCGCCCCCATGTTCGAGGTCGTGGAGATCCGCCCGGAAAACGGCCAGACCGTGCGCATCGAGGCGCGGGGGGCGGATGCCTCGAAGCTCCAATACGTTGCGAGTGTTCGCGTGGGAGATCCCGAGCGCGGCTGGATTCGAAGCTGGATATCCCACGAGGATCTGCTGCGCGCCCAGACGATTCGCGTATGGCTCACCGACAATCCCAATTCGACCATTTGGGCCACGGCGCCCGAGGCTCGGCCGCCGCGCATGAGCGAGGTCACCGGCCCTTCGCCGTAG
- a CDS encoding protein kinase yields the protein MTATRYESLARLGTGGMATVYVGRVQGDVGFSHLVALKRAHEHVRLDPDLVDGLKREARLASRIHHPNVVGVIDVTEDAGDVILVLDYIEGCTLSDLMRRIDTSQCPREMMRILLDTAAGLDAAHRTTDDSGQPLHLVHRDVSPSNVLIGRDGMARIADFGVAKTLERTAEETATGVLKGKLAYMAPEYIERHYVDARSDLFSLGIIAWEVMTGERLFKAATELETLKRVAAQNIPPPSAYHAHLAMLDPAILRALARQPDYRFPTAGDFARELELRARASNLVGSHIEVAKLVESAFGAELTERRRRFVSENSSPKQETAVPPAAISQAHPVVDAPSFTQSAPAQSVTQSVLHTARARFGTAVPLSVLAGVLLVATAVSTGAWIAHRVKGNARTASSVHTVASAPPTPATAQPAAEMYPSTAQETESTLGSTFKDVPTTPSASASASPSAKPAAKTAPPRRTGKTESAPPSPPSPPTPRIIPAKPPPNPYGP from the coding sequence ATGACAGCGACGCGCTACGAATCACTGGCGCGGCTGGGCACTGGGGGAATGGCCACCGTTTACGTGGGGCGCGTGCAGGGCGACGTCGGATTCTCGCACTTGGTCGCGCTCAAGCGGGCGCACGAGCACGTGCGGCTCGATCCGGATCTGGTCGATGGATTGAAACGGGAGGCACGCCTCGCGTCGCGCATTCACCACCCCAACGTGGTCGGCGTGATCGATGTCACGGAGGACGCGGGCGACGTCATCCTGGTCCTGGATTACATCGAGGGATGCACCCTCTCGGACTTGATGCGCCGGATCGATACGTCGCAGTGCCCGCGCGAGATGATGCGCATCCTGCTCGATACGGCCGCCGGCCTCGATGCCGCGCACCGCACCACCGACGACTCCGGGCAGCCGCTCCACCTCGTTCACCGCGACGTATCGCCGAGCAACGTGCTCATCGGCCGCGATGGCATGGCGCGCATCGCCGACTTTGGCGTGGCGAAGACGCTGGAGCGCACCGCCGAGGAGACGGCCACCGGTGTGCTCAAGGGCAAGCTCGCGTACATGGCCCCCGAGTACATCGAGCGGCACTACGTGGACGCGCGCAGCGATCTCTTTTCGCTGGGGATCATCGCCTGGGAGGTGATGACCGGCGAGCGGCTGTTCAAAGCCGCCACCGAGCTGGAGACGCTCAAGCGGGTCGCGGCGCAGAACATCCCGCCGCCCTCGGCGTACCACGCACATCTCGCGATGCTCGATCCGGCGATCTTGCGTGCGCTCGCGCGGCAGCCGGATTACCGCTTTCCCACGGCGGGTGACTTCGCGCGCGAGCTCGAGCTGCGGGCGCGCGCCTCGAATTTGGTTGGCTCGCACATCGAGGTGGCAAAGCTCGTGGAGAGCGCCTTCGGGGCGGAGCTCACCGAGCGCCGGCGTCGCTTCGTCAGCGAGAACTCGTCGCCGAAGCAGGAAACCGCGGTGCCGCCGGCAGCCATTTCGCAAGCGCATCCCGTCGTGGACGCGCCGAGCTTCACGCAGTCGGCCCCCGCCCAGAGCGTGACGCAGAGCGTCCTGCACACGGCACGCGCACGGTTTGGCACTGCGGTTCCGCTCTCGGTGCTCGCAGGCGTGCTTCTCGTGGCCACCGCCGTCTCCACGGGCGCGTGGATCGCACATCGCGTGAAGGGAAATGCGCGTACCGCCTCCAGCGTGCATACGGTGGCCTCGGCACCACCTACTCCGGCAACGGCACAACCTGCGGCGGAGATGTATCCGTCGACCGCTCAGGAGACAGAGTCCACCCTTGGCTCTACTTTCAAGGACGTGCCGACGACTCCAAGCGCGTCGGCTTCGGCCTCCCCCTCTGCAAAACCCGCAGCAAAGACAGCTCCGCCACGGCGCACGGGAAAAACGGAATCGGCTCCGCCTTCTCCACCTTCTCCTCCTACTCCACGCATCATCCCAGCAAAGCCGCCGCCCAATCCTTACGGCCCGTGA
- the leuB gene encoding 3-isopropylmalate dehydrogenase → MTKKIVLLPGDGVGPEVVRESRAVLEQVGRTFGHTFEFSEHAIGGAAIDSHDDPLPKSTLDACQAADAVLLGAVGGPKWDDPKRKVRPEQGLLALRRGLGLYANLRPVRVHPKLASASPLKADKVEGVDILFVRELTGGLYFGQPRLREQRDGKVRAVDTLEYTDEEVRRVVRLAFRLAGPRRKRVTSVDKANVLESSRLWRETATEVHKEFADIALEHQLVDSCAMRLITAARSFDVIVTENMFGDILTDEAAVLAGSLGLLPSASLGDGTNGVYEPIHGSAPDIAGKDIANPTGTILSAAMLLRHSLGLTAEAEAVERAVDDVINSGARTADMAGAGGEALSTSAFGQRVIAAIRK, encoded by the coding sequence GTGACCAAGAAAATCGTTCTTTTGCCCGGCGACGGCGTCGGGCCGGAAGTGGTTCGCGAATCGCGCGCCGTGCTCGAGCAGGTGGGGCGCACGTTCGGGCACACGTTCGAGTTCTCGGAGCACGCCATCGGCGGGGCCGCCATCGATTCGCACGACGACCCGCTGCCCAAGTCCACCTTGGATGCGTGCCAAGCGGCGGACGCGGTGCTGCTCGGGGCCGTGGGCGGTCCCAAGTGGGACGATCCGAAGCGCAAGGTGCGCCCGGAGCAGGGGCTTCTCGCCTTGCGCCGCGGGCTCGGGCTCTATGCGAACCTGCGTCCGGTGCGCGTGCACCCGAAGCTCGCCTCGGCGTCGCCCCTCAAGGCCGACAAGGTGGAGGGCGTCGATATCCTCTTCGTGCGCGAGCTCACGGGCGGCTTGTACTTCGGCCAGCCGCGTCTGCGCGAGCAGCGCGATGGCAAGGTGCGCGCGGTCGACACGCTCGAGTACACGGACGAGGAAGTCCGCCGCGTCGTTCGCCTGGCATTCCGCCTTGCGGGGCCGCGGCGCAAGCGCGTGACGTCGGTCGACAAGGCCAACGTGCTCGAGTCGTCGCGCTTGTGGCGTGAAACGGCAACGGAAGTGCACAAGGAATTCGCCGACATCGCCCTGGAGCATCAATTGGTCGACTCCTGCGCGATGCGCCTCATTACGGCGGCGCGCTCGTTCGACGTCATCGTCACCGAGAACATGTTCGGCGACATCCTCACCGACGAAGCCGCGGTGCTCGCCGGCTCACTCGGCCTTTTGCCCAGCGCCTCGCTCGGTGACGGGACCAACGGTGTCTACGAGCCAATCCACGGCTCCGCACCGGACATCGCCGGCAAAGACATCGCGAACCCCACCGGCACCATTCTGAGCGCCGCCATGTTGCTGCGTCACTCGCTTGGGCTCACGGCGGAAGCCGAGGCCGTCGAACGCGCGGTGGACGACGTGATCAACTCGGGTGCCCGCACCGCCGACATGGCAGGTGCAGGTGGGGAAGCTCTCTCCACCAGCGCCTTCGGCCAACGCGTGATCGCTGCAATTCGTAAATAA
- the leuD gene encoding 3-isopropylmalate dehydratase small subunit: protein MRAFQTVTSTVVPLLADDVDTDQIIPARFLKVTDKKGLGASLFADWRTRPDFVLNRPEVQGSEILLAGNNFGCGSSREHAPWALTDWGIRAVIARSFADIFRQNSLKNGLVPVALSDDAHARVVAASAADPKLRITVDLPNLRVSLPDGASFPFVIEPFSKHCLENGLDELGYILSLSDRIAAYEAEKSF from the coding sequence GTGAGAGCCTTCCAGACCGTAACCTCCACGGTCGTCCCGCTCTTGGCGGACGACGTCGACACCGACCAGATCATCCCCGCGCGCTTCCTCAAGGTGACGGACAAGAAGGGACTCGGGGCGAGTCTGTTTGCCGATTGGCGCACGCGTCCCGACTTCGTCTTGAACCGCCCCGAGGTGCAGGGCTCCGAGATTTTGCTGGCGGGCAACAACTTCGGCTGCGGCTCGTCGCGCGAGCACGCGCCGTGGGCGCTCACCGATTGGGGCATCCGCGCGGTCATCGCGCGCTCCTTCGCGGACATCTTCCGCCAGAACTCGCTGAAGAACGGCCTCGTGCCGGTGGCGCTGAGCGACGATGCGCATGCTCGAGTCGTCGCGGCCAGCGCGGCGGATCCCAAGCTTCGCATCACGGTCGACCTGCCGAACCTCCGCGTCTCCCTTCCGGATGGCGCGTCGTTCCCATTCGTCATCGAGCCGTTCTCGAAGCATTGCCTCGAAAACGGATTGGACGAACTGGGATATATCCTCTCGCTTTCGGATCGCATTGCGGCCTATGAAGCAGAGAAGTCCTTTTGA